A region from the Aegilops tauschii subsp. strangulata cultivar AL8/78 chromosome 5, Aet v6.0, whole genome shotgun sequence genome encodes:
- the LOC109782862 gene encoding calmodulin-binding transcription activator 4-like, with amino-acid sequence MDPSAPPPHASSSLDSDFDIQNLQHGVKTVWFKPREVLEILQNYERFPIQYKTQKPPSGSWFLFDRKVHRFYRSDGYQWQKRMDGKSDYEAHEYLEVDNVRALNCYSGHVEKKPTFQRRIYWTLEPAYQHIVLVHYRDVLKVCLLFYLPFVTTDLQF; translated from the exons ATGGATCCATCAGCACCACCGCCACATGCCTCCAGCTCTCTAG ATTCAGATTTTGATATACAAAATCTGCAACATGGAGTGAAGACAGTGTGGTTCAAACCTAGGGAGGTTCTCGAGATATTGCAGAACTATGAGCGGTTCCCAATCCAATACAAGACCCAGAAGCCACCAA GTGGTTCTTGGTTTCTTTTCGACCGTAAGGTACATCGCTTCTACCGGAGTGACGGGTATCAGTGGCAGAAAAGGATGGATGGGAAGAGCGATTATGAAGCCCATGAGTACCTTGAG GTTGATAATGTACGTGCACTGAATTGCTACTCTGGTCACGTAGAAAAAAAACCTACATTCCAGAGGCGGATATATTGGACGCTTGAACC GGCTTACCAGCACATTGTCCTTGTCCACTATAGAGACGTCCTAAAGGTTTGTCTCTTGTTTTATCTTCCTTTTGTCACAACAGACCTGCAATTCTGA